A window of Mucilaginibacter paludis DSM 18603 contains these coding sequences:
- a CDS encoding alpha/beta fold hydrolase has translation MKYKLKTSFFLITLFTLLGISCKKNSVNPVLSEKQVDLGTHKLMTYSSSSGSKYLIVFESGLGNDASVWTEEKIRKPLSGISDMLMYDRAGYGKSQKGPSPRTIDRLSDELAAVIAAVAGERKVIIVSHSLGGLIARAYAFKNPSKIAALLFLDSSHELYNHWTQDEEDKLYDETKKTYGAGPGVLQEVRELREDLEYMSTLPNLPNVPVTVITSMQTSAGVSSADKQLWYNAHESLKNGVTVFQHLSTIKSGHFIMLDEPYLVIENIRQLLSKLP, from the coding sequence ATGAAATATAAACTAAAAACATCATTCTTCTTAATTACGCTTTTTACACTATTAGGTATTTCCTGCAAAAAAAACTCGGTTAATCCCGTTTTGTCCGAAAAACAAGTTGACTTAGGTACTCACAAGCTGATGACTTATTCATCATCATCAGGCTCTAAATATTTAATCGTATTCGAAAGCGGGTTGGGTAATGATGCCTCCGTTTGGACTGAAGAAAAGATTAGAAAACCGCTATCTGGCATTTCCGATATGTTGATGTATGACCGGGCTGGCTACGGAAAATCTCAAAAAGGACCGTCACCCCGAACCATTGACAGATTAAGCGATGAATTGGCTGCCGTCATCGCCGCAGTTGCCGGTGAAAGAAAAGTTATTATCGTTTCCCATTCCTTAGGTGGTTTGATAGCACGAGCTTACGCCTTCAAAAATCCATCAAAGATAGCTGCGCTTTTGTTTCTTGATTCTTCACATGAACTGTATAACCATTGGACGCAAGACGAGGAAGATAAGTTATATGATGAAACAAAAAAAACTTACGGTGCCGGACCTGGGGTGCTACAAGAGGTAAGAGAGCTCCGCGAAGATTTGGAATATATGTCAACCCTACCAAATCTGCCAAATGTTCCAGTAACAGTAATCACAAGTATGCAAACCAGTGCCGGGGTTTCAAGTGCCGACAAACAATTATGGTATAACGCTCATGAAAGCTTGAAAAATGGAGTTACAGTTTTTCAGCATTTATCAACAATAAAGTCAGGACACTTTATTATGCTTGATGAACCTTATTTAGTCATTGAAAACATCAGACAGCTGTTGTCAAAGTTGCCATAG
- a CDS encoding helix-turn-helix domain-containing protein gives MFSLNLNPQIIVNVSTVISSTLLFLAFLTFTKKSTALIGYRFLSLFLFFLTLNFANDAFSAGGGYLKHPVLMLIFQPGTYAIAPSFYLASVYLTSVDKKLNGKVILHFLPYIFLLAVCILTFQIPPDVIAANKTKENHIEKIASICLSTLLFLQIFWYLFLALRQLRKYRQSIPLFLSSFTGNDYKWLIQITIGLCMLSVIWLLESIAGMPLLSLIASIIYLCSFYYIGVQIMKQKDTPFFVPEQDQSVDDLSNNQEICVSHDIAISVNPGSTPLKKKVLTDEKVIKLEYQLLELMRKDKPYLDSEITLPKLSKMMLSNTYHMSYLLNECLEENFYTFINRYRIEECMRLFNDPAYDHFTILGIAFECGFNSKTSFNVFFKKITGLSPREYREQCNKKNALEVSSSLSNN, from the coding sequence ATGTTTTCACTAAACCTAAACCCGCAAATTATAGTTAACGTTAGCACTGTTATATCCAGCACGCTATTGTTTTTAGCTTTTTTAACTTTTACAAAAAAAAGCACAGCACTGATAGGCTACCGTTTTTTATCGCTCTTTTTGTTTTTCCTTACACTAAACTTTGCAAATGATGCATTTAGTGCCGGCGGAGGGTACCTAAAGCATCCAGTACTAATGCTGATATTTCAGCCAGGCACCTATGCCATTGCTCCATCTTTTTATTTGGCATCTGTTTATTTAACATCAGTTGATAAAAAGTTGAATGGTAAAGTTATCTTACATTTCCTGCCATATATTTTCCTTCTTGCTGTTTGTATTTTAACTTTTCAAATACCACCGGATGTAATTGCTGCCAATAAAACAAAAGAAAATCATATAGAGAAGATCGCAAGTATTTGTTTATCAACACTGTTGTTTCTACAGATTTTTTGGTATTTGTTTTTGGCATTAAGGCAGTTGAGAAAATACAGGCAATCCATTCCGCTATTTCTATCCAGTTTCACTGGGAATGATTATAAATGGCTCATCCAAATAACTATAGGATTATGCATGCTGTCTGTTATCTGGTTGTTAGAAAGCATTGCAGGCATGCCTTTACTCTCCCTAATTGCTTCAATAATTTATCTGTGCTCATTTTATTATATCGGTGTGCAGATTATGAAGCAAAAAGACACTCCTTTTTTTGTTCCTGAGCAAGATCAGAGCGTGGATGATCTATCTAACAATCAGGAAATTTGTGTATCACACGATATTGCCATATCAGTCAATCCCGGGTCAACACCATTAAAGAAAAAAGTATTGACAGATGAAAAGGTAATCAAGCTTGAATATCAATTATTAGAATTGATGAGAAAAGATAAGCCTTATTTAGATAGTGAGATTACGCTGCCGAAGCTCAGTAAAATGATGCTTTCCAATACCTACCACATGTCGTATTTGCTCAATGAATGTTTGGAAGAAAATTTTTACACGTTTATAAACCGGTACAGAATTGAAGAATGCATGCGCTTGTTTAACGACCCGGCTTATGATCACTTTACAATTTTAGGAATTGCGTTTGAATGTGGCTTCAACTCCAAAACCTCTTTCAATGTTTTCTTTAAAAAAATCACCGGCTTGTCACCCAGAGAATATAGAGAGCAGTGTAATAAAAAAAATGCGTTAGAAGTTAGTTCTTCTCTATCAAATAATTGA
- a CDS encoding carboxymuconolactone decarboxylase family protein codes for MSRLTALDPETTTGKSKDLFTAIQGKLGMVPNMMRTMANSPTVLNGYLALSGALGGGTIGGKLGELIALTVANANSCEYCNAAHTFIGEKLVHIDADSIAYAREGRSADAKIQAALDFSRTIIEKRGLVNDADVDALKNAGYDEAGIAEIIAHVGLNIFTNYFNNAAKVVVDFPVVELVETAAI; via the coding sequence ATGTCACGTTTAACAGCACTTGATCCTGAAACAACTACAGGAAAATCTAAAGATCTTTTTACTGCCATTCAAGGCAAGCTGGGAATGGTTCCTAATATGATGAGAACTATGGCTAATTCGCCGACGGTTTTAAACGGCTATCTTGCTTTAAGCGGTGCTTTAGGAGGAGGAACTATCGGCGGAAAGCTTGGTGAACTGATTGCGCTTACCGTTGCCAACGCTAATAGCTGCGAATATTGCAATGCCGCACATACCTTTATCGGCGAAAAATTAGTCCATATTGATGCCGACAGTATTGCATACGCCCGTGAAGGTAGATCTGCTGATGCAAAAATTCAGGCAGCGCTTGATTTTTCAAGAACGATCATTGAAAAAAGAGGACTGGTTAATGACGCTGATGTAGATGCCTTGAAAAATGCCGGTTACGATGAAGCAGGAATTGCAGAAATTATCGCTCATGTTGGTTTAAACATATTCACCAACTATTTCAACAATGCCGCAAAGGTAGTGGTAGATTTCCCTGTGGTTGAGCTGGTTGAAACAGCCGCTATTTGA
- a CDS encoding nuclear transport factor 2 family protein → MEQKLPLPPFTMETALEKVQLAENAWNTKDPEKVCLAYTIDTEWRNRTDFINGRDEVKAFLVRKWEKELDYKLKKELWGFRENRMAVRFEYEWHDQTGQWYRSYGNELWEFDENGLMRKRYASINDLEISVEDRLLF, encoded by the coding sequence ATGGAACAAAAACTTCCCTTGCCTCCATTTACCATGGAGACTGCATTAGAAAAGGTACAGCTTGCAGAAAATGCCTGGAACACGAAAGATCCGGAAAAGGTATGCTTGGCTTATACCATTGATACAGAATGGCGCAACCGCACTGACTTCATTAATGGTAGAGATGAGGTGAAAGCTTTTTTAGTTAGGAAATGGGAGAAAGAGCTGGATTACAAGCTGAAAAAAGAACTATGGGGATTTCGAGAAAATCGTATGGCTGTTCGTTTTGAATATGAGTGGCATGATCAAACCGGACAATGGTACCGCAGCTATGGCAACGAACTTTGGGAATTTGATGAAAACGGCTTGATGCGTAAGCGTTATGCCAGCATCAATGATCTTGAAATTTCCGTAGAAGATAGACTGCTGTTTTAA
- a CDS encoding helix-turn-helix domain-containing protein gives MTAQTAFTLINPQTKALAFKIFAFEDDSYFNQQKNYNYYSMLLVTKGKGRLTADFSEYEFTENGLISFSIYQPYKIRADGEFKGLLINFHPDFFCIHKHHDEVACNGVLFNNIYESPQVQLTESEMGLLTGLVDQLKVEMQNIAVAQYELMIAYLKIFLINASRIKLNMQSPKISNTEKEPFILKTLKDTIEEHYKSKHSPSDYADLLNISAKALNRISKTYFNKTLSNLISERIIIEAKRELYLTAKPVKMIAYELGFNDEFYFSRFFKINAEVSPQIYRDTVGFARADA, from the coding sequence TTGACAGCTCAAACCGCCTTTACATTAATTAATCCGCAAACGAAAGCTTTAGCCTTTAAGATCTTTGCTTTTGAAGACGATTCCTATTTTAACCAACAGAAAAACTACAACTACTATTCGATGCTTTTGGTGACTAAAGGAAAAGGCCGACTAACGGCGGATTTTTCTGAATATGAATTTACAGAAAATGGCCTGATAAGCTTTTCTATTTACCAGCCATATAAGATCAGGGCTGATGGTGAGTTTAAGGGGCTTTTAATCAATTTCCATCCTGATTTTTTCTGCATTCATAAGCACCATGATGAAGTCGCCTGTAATGGTGTGCTTTTTAATAATATATACGAATCGCCGCAGGTGCAGTTAACAGAATCGGAAATGGGCCTGCTTACCGGCCTGGTTGATCAGTTAAAGGTTGAAATGCAAAATATAGCAGTCGCCCAATATGAATTAATGATTGCATACCTGAAGATATTTTTGATCAATGCATCGAGGATAAAACTTAATATGCAATCCCCTAAGATATCCAATACCGAGAAGGAGCCATTTATATTAAAAACCCTGAAAGATACTATCGAAGAGCATTATAAAAGCAAGCACAGTCCCAGTGATTATGCAGATCTTCTGAACATCTCTGCCAAAGCATTGAACAGGATCAGTAAAACATATTTCAATAAAACCTTAAGTAACCTGATCTCGGAGCGCATAATTATCGAAGCTAAACGCGAATTATATCTTACCGCGAAGCCGGTTAAAATGATCGCATACGAACTGGGTTTTAACGATGAGTTTTACTTCAGCCGGTTTTTTAAAATCAATGCGGAAGTATCCCCTCAAATTTACCGGGATACGGTAGGATTTGCGAGGGCCGATGCCTGA